In a genomic window of Lycium ferocissimum isolate CSIRO_LF1 chromosome 9, AGI_CSIRO_Lferr_CH_V1, whole genome shotgun sequence:
- the LOC132030734 gene encoding beta-1,6-galactosyltransferase GALT31A isoform X1, producing MGLKVGGSRSPPYKAGVSSKWVTLLCIASFCFGVFVINRLLTVPGPVRTVDNAISGEHVSQELHPVLKCEKKDNSLVAGDILSQVSKTHDVIMGLDKTIASLEMKLAAARAAKAENEEISTVDRKPVIEPLNNRPKVFLVMGIITAFSSRKRRDSIRETWMPQGEDLRKLEKEKGIIIRFVIGHSATPGGVLDRAIDAEDAQHNDFFRLNHVEGYHELSSKTQLYFSTAVANWDAEFFIKVDDDVHVNLGVVGSLLDRHRSKPRVYVGCMKSGPVLSQKLVKYHEPEYWKFGEEGNKYFRHATGQIYAISKDLATYISINGHILHRYANEDVSLGSWFIGLDIEHIDERSLCCGTPPDCEWKAQAGNTCAASFDWSCSGICKSVERMEEVHQRCGEGNGAIWHTSF from the exons atggGTTTGAAGGTAGGAGGAAGCAGGTCACCACCATACAAGGCTGGTGTCTCCTCTAAATGGGTCACTCTGCTTTGCATTGCCAGCTTCTGCTTTGGTGTTTTTGTTATCAACAG GTTATTGACAGTGCCTGGTCCAGTTAGAACCGTGGACAACGCTATATCTGGGGAACATGTGTCACAAGAACTTCATCCTGTTCTTAAGTGCGAGAAAAAG GATAATTCTCTGGTAGCAGGAGATATTCTCTCCCAAGTTTCAAAAACACATGACGTAATCAT GGGATTGGACAAAACCATAGCTTCTCTGGAAATGAAGCTCGCTGCCGCTAGAGCTGCTAAAgcagaaaatgaagaaatatcTACTGTTGATAGGAAACCAGTAATTGAGCCTTTGAATAACCGCCCTAAGGTTTTCTTAGTTATGGGAATCATTACTGCTTTCAGCAGCAGAAAGCGCAGGGATTCAATTAGGGAAACTTGGATGCCTCAAG GGGAGGATCTAAGAAAGTTGGAAAAGGAGAAGGGCATCATCATACGGTTTGTGATAGGGCACAG TGCAACCCCAGGTGGAGTCCTGGATCGTGCTATAGATGCTGAGGATGCACAGCATAATGATTTCTTCCGACTT AATCATGTGGAAGGATATCATGAGCTGTCCTCCAAGACTCAATTATACTTTTCAACTGCAGTGGCAAACTGGGATGCTGAATTCTTTATTAAAGTTGATGATGATGTGCATGTCAATCTGG GTGTTGTTGGTTCATTGTTAGACCGTCATCGATCTAAACCTCGGGTGTATGTTGGTTGCATGAAATCTGGACCTGTTCTCTCGCAGAA ATTAGTGAAGTACCATGAACCGGAATACTGGAAATTTGGTGAGGAGGGAAATAAGTATTTTAGGCATGCAACTGGACAAATATATGCGATCTCCAAGGATTTGGCTACCTACATATCAATCAATGG ACACATTCTCCACAGGTATGCAAATGAAGATGTTTCTCTAGGTTCTTGGTTTATTGGGCTGGATATTGAACATATTGATGAACGAAGTTTGTGCTGTGGAACACCCCCAG ACTGCGAGTGGAAGGCCCAAGCTGGGAACACTTGTGCTGCATCATTCGATTGGAGCTGTAGTGGAATTTGTAAATCAGTCGAAAGGATGGAAGAGGTTCACCAGCGCTGCGGAGAGGGTAATGGAGCAATATGGCATACCAGTTTCTGA
- the LOC132030735 gene encoding photosynthetic NDH subunit of subcomplex B 3, chloroplastic, whose amino-acid sequence MRAIEIYSYGALASISQSSIWKNKKIAAHQSVRLNRTKIRAVGTVPEKSSERAAISQEDEEPCVKFQFVSSVLLPDGTPDVQLRKACGGQKLRDIMLDANVELYGPYARPLLNCGGGGTCATCLVEVVEGKELLNPRTDKENENLKRHPKNWRLACQAMVGKPDSRGMMVIQQLPEWKAHEWNYRGLPPIEEEEEESISSSSA is encoded by the exons ATGAGAGCAATTGAAATATACTCGTATGGGGCCTTAGCTTCTATATCACAATCGTCTATTTGGAAAAACAAGAAGATAGCTGCTCATCAGAGCGTGAGATTGAATCGAACAAAAATCAGAGCAGTTGGAACTGTTCCAGAAAAGAGTAGTGAGAGAGCAGCAATATCACAGGAAGATGAAGAGCCTTGTGTCAAATTTCAATTTGTCAGC TCGGTATTGCTACCAGATGGGACACCAGATGTGCAGCTACGGAAAGCATGTGGTGGCCAAAAACTTAGAGACATAATGCTGGATGCTAATGTCGAGTTGTATGGACCTTAT GCAAGACCTTTGCTCAATTGTGGGGGAGGAGGAACTTGTGCCACATGTTTGGTTGAG GTCGTTGAAGGAAAGGAGCTACTCAACCCTCGTACTGACAAGGAGAATGAAAATTTGAAACGG CATCCAAAGAATTGGAGGCTTGCTTGTCAGGCAATGGTTGGTAAACCTGATTCTAGAGGCATG ATGGTCATTCAGCAACTTCCGGAATGGAAAGCACACGAATGGAATTATAGAGGATTACCTCctattgaagaagaagaagaagaatcaatttcCTCATCTTCAGCCTGA
- the LOC132030734 gene encoding beta-1,6-galactosyltransferase GALT31A isoform X2: protein MGLKVGGSRSPPYKAGVSSKWVTLLCIASFCFGVFVINRLLTVPGPVRTVDNAISGEHVSQELHPVLKCEKKDNSLVAGDILSQVSKTHDVIMGLDKTIASLEMKLAAARAAKAENEEISTVDRKPVIEPLNNRPKVFLVMGIITAFSSRKRRDSIRETWMPQGEDLRKLEKEKGIIIRFVIGHSATPGGVLDRAIDAEDAQHNDFFRLNHVEGYHELSSKTQLYFSTAVANWDAEFFIKVDDDVHVNLGVVGSLLDRHRSKPRVYVGCMKSGPVLSQKLVKYHEPEYWKFGEEGNKYFRHATGQIYAISKDLATYISINGYANEDVSLGSWFIGLDIEHIDERSLCCGTPPDCEWKAQAGNTCAASFDWSCSGICKSVERMEEVHQRCGEGNGAIWHTSF from the exons atggGTTTGAAGGTAGGAGGAAGCAGGTCACCACCATACAAGGCTGGTGTCTCCTCTAAATGGGTCACTCTGCTTTGCATTGCCAGCTTCTGCTTTGGTGTTTTTGTTATCAACAG GTTATTGACAGTGCCTGGTCCAGTTAGAACCGTGGACAACGCTATATCTGGGGAACATGTGTCACAAGAACTTCATCCTGTTCTTAAGTGCGAGAAAAAG GATAATTCTCTGGTAGCAGGAGATATTCTCTCCCAAGTTTCAAAAACACATGACGTAATCAT GGGATTGGACAAAACCATAGCTTCTCTGGAAATGAAGCTCGCTGCCGCTAGAGCTGCTAAAgcagaaaatgaagaaatatcTACTGTTGATAGGAAACCAGTAATTGAGCCTTTGAATAACCGCCCTAAGGTTTTCTTAGTTATGGGAATCATTACTGCTTTCAGCAGCAGAAAGCGCAGGGATTCAATTAGGGAAACTTGGATGCCTCAAG GGGAGGATCTAAGAAAGTTGGAAAAGGAGAAGGGCATCATCATACGGTTTGTGATAGGGCACAG TGCAACCCCAGGTGGAGTCCTGGATCGTGCTATAGATGCTGAGGATGCACAGCATAATGATTTCTTCCGACTT AATCATGTGGAAGGATATCATGAGCTGTCCTCCAAGACTCAATTATACTTTTCAACTGCAGTGGCAAACTGGGATGCTGAATTCTTTATTAAAGTTGATGATGATGTGCATGTCAATCTGG GTGTTGTTGGTTCATTGTTAGACCGTCATCGATCTAAACCTCGGGTGTATGTTGGTTGCATGAAATCTGGACCTGTTCTCTCGCAGAA ATTAGTGAAGTACCATGAACCGGAATACTGGAAATTTGGTGAGGAGGGAAATAAGTATTTTAGGCATGCAACTGGACAAATATATGCGATCTCCAAGGATTTGGCTACCTACATATCAATCAATGG GTATGCAAATGAAGATGTTTCTCTAGGTTCTTGGTTTATTGGGCTGGATATTGAACATATTGATGAACGAAGTTTGTGCTGTGGAACACCCCCAG ACTGCGAGTGGAAGGCCCAAGCTGGGAACACTTGTGCTGCATCATTCGATTGGAGCTGTAGTGGAATTTGTAAATCAGTCGAAAGGATGGAAGAGGTTCACCAGCGCTGCGGAGAGGGTAATGGAGCAATATGGCATACCAGTTTCTGA
- the LOC132030733 gene encoding uncharacterized protein LOC132030733 — protein MALVAALLEILQRPTFGEVILELGMFMAPIWIAVLVGVLVGWAWKPKWAKIGPDSFDSSPSTHVAASSSSMLLQNLSSGFASISTLKLQVPSCISWIKETQPPPSISCSSSSSLELEGEKSVVTDADLLYLDGLVEEKDGGHAWIQMMDRSTPNMSYQAWRRDPETGPPQYRSRTVYEDATPEMLRDFFWDDEFRLKWDDMLISAETLEECPTTGTMTVQWVRKFPFFCSDREYIIGRRIWESGRTYYCVTKGVPSSSVPRRNKPRRVDLYYSSWCIRAAESKRDGRMTACEVLLFHYEDMGIPWEIAKLGVRQGMWGAVRKIDPGLRAYQKHRASEDPISQSALMAQVNTKVDIENLRSLGSRSDLSEIEPEDSPEKPAGRSIPRFLVVGGAIALACSLDRGLLTKAVIFGVARRFGGIGKRL, from the exons ATGGCTTTGGTAGCGGCTTTGCTTGAGATTTTACAAAGACCAACTTTTGGGGAAGTAATATTAGAGCTGGGGATGTTTATGGCGCCCATCTGGATTGCTGTTCTTGTTGGGGTGTTGGTCGGATGGGCATGGAAGCCCAAGTGGGCTAAAATTGGCCCCGATTCCTTTGATTCTTCACCTTCAACACATGTTGCTGCTTCCTCTAGCTCGATGCTCCTTCAAAACTTGTCTTCTGGGTTTGCTTCAATTTCAACTCTCAAATTGCAAGTTCCCAGCTGCATTTCTTGGATCAAGGAAACTCAGCCCCCGCCCTCCATTTCATGTTCTAGTTCCAG TTCATTGGAGCTGGAAGGCGAAAAATCAGTAGTAACAGATGCAGACCTTCTTTACTTAGACGGATTGGTTGAAGAGAAAGATGGAGGGCATGCTTGGATTCAGATGATGGACCGTTCTACCCCAAATATGTCCTATCAAGCTTGGCGTAGAGACCCTGAG ACTGGACCACCGCAATATCGCAGCAGAACTGTATATGAGGATGCCACTCCTGAAATGTTGAGGGATTTCTTCTGGGATGATGAATTTCGATTGAAGTGGGATGACATGCTTATAAGTGCTGAAACATTGGAAGAGTGTCCTACCACTGGAACCATGACGGTTCAGTGGGTACGTAAG TTTCCGTTCTTTTGCAGTGATAGAGAATACATTATAGGCCGTCGGATTTGGGAGTCAGGGCGGACTTACTATTGCGTCACAAAG GGTGTACCAAGCTCCTCTGTTCCCCGTCGCAACAAACCAAGACGTGTTGATCTTTACTATTCTAGTTGGTGCATTCGCGCAG CCGAATCCAAGAGAGATGGTCGGATGACTGCCTGTGAAGTGTTACTCTTTCATTATGAAGACATGGGTATACCTTGGGAAATTGCAAAACTCGGGGTTAGGCAAGGTATGTGGGGAGCTGTGAGGAAGATCGACCCTGGTTTGCGTGCATACCAGAAACATAGAGCGTCTGAAGACCCAATTTCACAATCTGCGCTCATGGCGCAAGTCAACACCAAAGTTGATATTGAGAACCTCAGATCATTGGGGAGCAGATCCGATCTGTCTGAGATTGAGCCTGAGGATTCGCCTGAGAAGCCTGCTGGAAGGAGCATACCGAGGTTCCTAGTTGTTGGTGGGGCAATCGCCCTTGCTTGTAGTCTTGATCGTGGACTCCTCACAAAAGCTGTTATATTTGGAGTTGCTAGAAGGTTTGGAGGGATTGGCAAAAGGTTGTGA
- the LOC132031901 gene encoding E3 ubiquitin-protein ligase RHA2B-like → MGFLFHAIELPKFLTATFFVGLWRHLKLMVIVGLTRLGLYKPAPEDDDADSGYNPNSYILLLDGSCPSLVTVPIEVAIAAVKLKVPILLYSDYLLLRRGNTDELVKGCSICLESMELDDEVRELITCNHVFHRGCLDTWVDDGHVTCPLCRSMLLPPKLTSFR, encoded by the coding sequence ATGGGGTTCCTCTTCCATGCCATAGAATTACCGAAATTTCTGACAGCTACATTCTTTGTGGGCTTATGGAGGCATCTGAAATTGATGGTCATTGTTGGCCTCACTCGGCTGGGTCTGTACAAACCTGCACCTGAAGATGATGATGCGGATTCCGGCTACAACCCGAATAGTTACATACTCCTATTAGACGGCAGTTGCCCTTCCCTTGTCACCGTTCCAATCGAGGTCGCCATCGCAGCCGTGAAGCTCAAAGTTCCAATACTTCTCTACAGCGATTACCTCCTCCTCCGACGTGGCAATACTGATGAATTGGTGAAGGGATGCTCCATCTGCCTTGAATCTATGGAGCTAGACGATGAGGTCCGAGAGCTCATCACCTGCAACCACGTCTTCCACAGAGGATGTCTCGATACTTGGGTGGACGATGGACACGTGACGTGTCCCTTGTGCAGATCCATGTTGCTTCCCCCTAAGTTGACTTCTTTCCGATGA